The following are encoded in a window of Gossypium raimondii isolate GPD5lz chromosome 13, ASM2569854v1, whole genome shotgun sequence genomic DNA:
- the LOC128036135 gene encoding uncharacterized protein LOC128036135 has product MPGLSTSIVVYRLPIKEICKPVQQKLKRMRPDVVLKIKEEVKRQFNVGFLQEIKYSDWVANIIPVPKKDGKVRMCMDYRDLNKASPKDNFSFPHIDTLEVEVYVDDMIAKSRTEEEHVQVLKRLLLRLRKFQLKLNPAKCTFGARSGKLLGFIVSKKGIEVDPDKVKAIRDLPPPRTQKEVRSFLGRLNYIA; this is encoded by the exons atgcccggGCTAAGTACTAGCATTGTGGTATATCGTCTGCCCATAAAAGAAATTTGTAAGCCAGTTCAGCAAAAGCTCAAGAGGATGAGACCTGATgttgtgctaaaaataaaagaagaagtcaagagGCAGTTCAATGTTGGATTCTTACAAGAGATCAAATATTCAGATTGGGTAGCAAACATCATCCCCGTTCCCAAGAAAGATGGAAAGGTACGAATGTGCATGGATTACAGGGACTTGAACAAGGCTAGTCCAAAGGACAATTTTTCGTTTCCTCACATTGATACTTTG gAGGTCgaagtctatgttgatgatatgattgcaaagtCTAGAACTGAAGAAGAGCATGTTCAAGTCTTAAAAAGATTACTTTTGAGATTGAGGaaatttcagctcaagcttaacCCAGCAAAATGCACATTTGGAGCTAGATCAGGGAAGTTATTAGGCTTCATAGTTAGCAAAAAGGGGATTGAggttgacccagacaaagtgAAGGCAATCCGAGATCTACCTCCTCCAcgcactcagaaagaagttcgaaGTTTCCTAggaagattgaattacattgcctga